Proteins encoded together in one Desulfatirhabdium butyrativorans DSM 18734 window:
- a CDS encoding 2-oxoacid:acceptor oxidoreductase family protein, which yields MQNEVMFAGFGGQGILLSAKLLAHAGMEQGFEVGWVPSYGPEMRGGTAYCTVVIADRPIGSPIIRNPKHLVAMNRPSLEKFAPVVKPGGVILINKSLISIGSNRADVDELAVPVNEIAQEAGSIRSGNIVALAAFAARSGIVDLEILRRCIQEEFEAKPKLIPINMKAFDEGVKAAKSR from the coding sequence ATGCAAAACGAGGTGATGTTCGCCGGATTTGGTGGACAGGGAATATTGCTGAGCGCAAAACTGTTGGCCCATGCCGGAATGGAGCAGGGCTTTGAAGTGGGATGGGTGCCGTCCTACGGCCCGGAAATGCGGGGCGGAACGGCCTATTGTACGGTGGTGATCGCCGATCGGCCGATCGGATCCCCCATCATCCGCAATCCGAAACATCTGGTGGCCATGAACAGGCCGTCTTTGGAAAAATTCGCTCCTGTGGTGAAGCCAGGCGGGGTGATTCTGATCAACAAATCCCTCATCTCCATCGGTTCGAATCGGGCCGATGTGGACGAGTTGGCGGTCCCTGTCAACGAGATCGCCCAGGAGGCTGGAAGCATCCGCTCCGGCAACATCGTGGCATTGGCGGCTTTTGCGGCGCGCAGCGGGATTGTCGACCTCGAAATTCTGCGACGCTGCATTCAGGAGGAATTCGAGGCCAAGCCGAAATTGATTCCCATCAACATGAAAGCCTTCGATGAAGGTGTGAAAGCCGCAAAATCCCGATGA